CTTGCATTGCAGGGCGCCACGCTGGGCAGGCGCACACCACACTGACTGTTTcctttctccacagtgaggacAAGAATTCCCTGGAGCAAATCCTTCCCCAGCTGAGATGCCACTTCACGTGGAACTTATTTAAGAAAGGAAGTGTCTCTCATGACCTCGAAGACAGAGTGTGTAACCAGACTGAATTTTTAAACTCTGAGTTCAAAGCTACAAAGTACAACTTGTTGGCCTACATAAAACACTTGAAGGGTCAAAACGAAGCAGCCCTGGAATGCTTGCGGCAAGCCGAAGAGTGGATCCAGCGAGAGCACACTGACCAGGCGGAGGTCAGGAGCCTGGTGACCTGGGGGAACTACGCCTGGGTCTACTATCACCTGGGAAGGTTCGCAGATGCTCAGCTTTATGCTGACAAGGTGAAACGAGTCTGCCAGAAGTTCACAAATCCTTACAGTATTGAATGTCCTGagctggactgtgaggaagggTGGACACTGGTAAAGTGCGGtgggaaaaaaattgaaagggCAAAGGTGTATTTTCAGAAGGCTCTGGAAGAGAAACCCAACAACCCAGAATTCTCCTCGGGACTGGCCATCGCGATGTACTACCTGGATGACAGGCCGGAGCAGCAGTCCTCTCTGGAAATTCTGAAGCAGGCCGTTGAGCTGAGTCCTGACAATCAGTACATCAAAGTTCTCCTGGCCCTGACGCTGCAGAAGACAAATGAACAAGCTGAAGGGGAACAGCTGGTTGTAGAGGCTCTGGAAAAAGCTCCTTGTCAAACAGATGTCCttcacagtgcagccaaattttACCGAGGAAAAGGTGATCTAGACAAAGCAATTGGACTGTTGCTAAGGGCACTGGAATCCATACCAAACAATCCCTACCTCTATCACCAGATAGCATGCTGCTATAGGGCAAAAGTCAAGCAAATTCAACATACAGGAGAATCTGAAGCTAGcgggaaaggagaaaagattgAAGAACTGAGGGAACATGCTAGAAACTATGTGAGTAAAGCGATTGAGAAGGGACTAAATCCTCTGCATGCATGTTCTGATGAGTTCCTGGAAAATGAAGAATATTATCAGACAGCTTTCAGTAAGGAGCTCCCCAGCACCAAGGGACAAGAGCTCCATCAGCATGATTGCAATCCTCAGGAGGATCGTGAGATATCCGAACACACTGCAGTCCAATGTTCTTTAGATGGTTTATCCATAAGCACAGAAtcaactgagaaagaaaagatgaaattccAGCTACAGAATATAGCTAATAACCAGCTACCACAGAATGTACCATATTCTTGGTCTCTCCAAGGCTTAATTCACAAGATGAATGGAGACCTGCTTCAGGCGGCTGAATGCTATGAGAAGGCTCTGGATCACCTCCTAAAGAACAGCCCTTCGGGCATAGGCAGCATTTTCCTGCCAGCAACTGAGCGTGAAGAAGGCAGTGAGGAAATGGAGCAGGATGCAGACAGCTCTATACTCAGAGAGCTTCCCGACCCCTGAgctgagacagagagaaagaaaaggaatagagAGTCAGGGAGCAAGCCTGGCATTGTAGGGGAGAAGGCTGGGAAAGCAGATCCCCAGTCTGAGCTTACTGAGCAAGATGGTCCTGCTTATCGCTTTAAGGCATATTTCTAGAGAGTGGCTTGCTCACGACTGTTTTCCCTGTCCATACCAGCTACACACAGTTCTTTGGTCTGCAGGTCTTAAACTGTCAGCAGAAACAGTGCTTCAGGCCTGCATGaggcattcctttctccagacaGCCCTGTGTCTGCCCCTCTTGCCAGGGTCATAACTGGCGACTATCAGCAGAATCTCATGTCCTTCACCCCATTATTATCCAGGCTTCTGGGCCCCCTGGAAGACTAGCTTTTGACCAACCCTGGAATGTTCCTTATGTCTTGCTTTTGGCTTCAgctatatattatttttgttagtGATagtacaataaatatatattcttgatttgttgttgttatttagttgctatgtccaactcttttgtgagcccatggactgcagccccatcaggttcctcagttcatgggatttcccaggcaagagtactggagtgggttgccatttccttctccaggggaatctttccaacccagggatagaacccatgtctcctgcattgcaggtggattctttaccactgagtcacctaagAAACCCATATTCTTGATAGTAACACTATAATAAATTTTTGTGATAGATTTAATCATatggggtgggtgtgtgtgtgtgtgtgtgactaagAGTGACATCAATTCTCAAACTTTCTCTTGCAATGGATGGTAAGTAATCGCTACAGGCATACTAGACTATTCTCAACACACCCATTTTATCTTCTCCTTGGCACTAATACCCTCACCCTGTAGCCAGTCCATCTGTGGCTCTGGGAACTGTGACTCTCATTCCAGCCCAGGGGCCAGTTAACATCTGCTGCTGTTGACCAAGGTGCACCAGAGTGTAAAGGGTACCAAGACTAGGTTGGCCAAAGATATTTAACCTCCAGGGTGAATAAAAACATTCAAGTATTCTCCTCTCAGCTGGGAAATCTACAAGGGTTGTTTGTGCAACCAAGTGATGGACCAAGAGCCCTATCAACCTCCGCTCAACCCACTAAAAGGCTAGCACACATAAACTTTTCCAGTGATATCCTCTGATGACTGTGTGCAGAGGAAAATCGTTAAATTAATATACCAGATCCCAGAGAAGACAGAAGAACTGGCATTCCCACTTGGACTGTGAGTAGAAAGCCAGAAAGTTGAATCTTTGTCATGCAGCAGAGCAATCCTGAAAAGCTATTTAGTCAGCTACACTGGCTGTAGGAGCAGCAGACTTCAACGAGGGTGCCCCCCACCCCTGAGTTATCTGCTGGCTCCAGCAAGGCTGGGGAGCCATTAGGTGTCCAACAgtgaactcctgactccaggccaGCCTTGACCTTGAGCAGCACTGTCTCGTGTGACCAGTTCCAGAGGGGACACTGGGCCCCTATGAGGGATATGACCATGGAGACTAACACTGAAAGCCTGATTGAGGCAGAAGAGTGATTTGGGATGAAGGCAGGGACTGGCTATTTCTTGCCCTGAAAGACAGCTAGAGCTCTGGGGTAGGTGAATAATTACCTATCTTTATGCCAACACATATACTCAAGGACACAAAGAGTTTGGATACTCAGGGGAAATTGGAGGCTTTCTGCACGGCTACTCTAACAGGGGTACCTAGTCCCATCCTCAGACTATATAGGTAGCTGACTCACAGAAGGATCATGAACACTGCCCAATGCAGTCCCTCTGCACTCTGAAGGAGTCTCATTCACCCTCCAGATGGTGCTGAAGCTTCCCAGAAAACGCAACTGACTGGTCCTGACCTACAAACTGGGCTGTGATTTATTTTTCGCCTGGATAATGTTATTGAAAAGATGCCTGCACAGCAACAATCTACCTTTGTCCAAGAACACATCCCCAACCCGCATTTCCTGGTGCGTGACTCTGATCTCACAGATCTTTGCCTCTGGAGACGCAGAAGGAGTCACATGAACTGCCGGTGTTCACTGTCATCTGCTCCTTCTTACTACCTGGGGCCATACTCAGTGTTACCAAAGGAGTACCCAGTGGGGACTTCCAGATCAATTCCATTTTACCTCCACCCTGACTGTCACAAATATCTGTATGGCAGGTTTGACTTGCTATCACGTAGCATGTCCCGGGAGCTTCTAAGATTGTTCACAAAAAGACAGTTGGAGGAGTGGGGTAAATCTCCACAAAGGCAATCACGGACCTCTCCCCTTAAGTGTGTCAGACCAAGGAGGCAGGGACTCCATCTCCTTTGCTCACAACTGTGTGCGCATCCCCCAAAATAATGCCTGGAATGAATTAGGctcttaaaaatttttgatgAATGATGgaacgtgtgtgcatgctcaggtggttcagttatgtccgactctttgcaaccctgtggactgtagccggccaggttcctctgtccatgggatttcccgggtaagaatactggagtgggttgccattaccttctccaggggatcttcccgacccaggaattgaacctgcatctcctacactggcaggagggttctttaccactgagcccccagggaagccctctaagctCATTGTCGGCACCTAAAACCGGTAGGGAAGTTATGAGGCTCAAAAAGGTTTAGTAACCTAAGTGAGGCCACACAGGAACAGACTGgcaaaaaatgattaaataaaggaGGAACAGCGGGCGATGGCCTTGCAAATTGCCTTCTTTTCTGAAGATGTGATATAAAAGGCTTGAGAGTTTAcactaatattaattttttaaaagatgtatttttctcTAAACGTTAGAGAACTGATATCCTCAATATCACCACAGTAATACCATTACCATATGCAAATGATTAATATGCACACTTCAAGACTCCCAGGTTTCCATGAATTTGACTTTAGAATGTGTTTCTATAAAGACAAGAGAGATCACTGGGGTAAGAGAATGGTCTCTGGTGTCAAGCTCCAGCATGACTGATGAAGGATGTCTTGAtgttttcctcctctcttccctggcCTACTGAATGCAACTGCACCAATTCCAAACATCTTCCTCTCTGCAAAAGAGGATATTCGTGACATTTTCTGGAAAAGGGACAGTTTAACTGAAGTATATTTCTATATTAACAGCAGGCATGGCTGCCTCCCACCACCCCTTTTCTTGTCATTCCAAATCAAGCATGTAACAAGTCAAGAAAAAGGACTCAAAGGTAGCCATCTGCCAGTGAAGTGACAGTCAGATCTACTCCCTGACCCTGAGGATCTCTTTACTTGATTCAGTTTCAGAGTTTTTACAGCATCAGTACCTGGGTCCCTAAAATTGTTCCTGGCTCTCAATCATTGACTAACCTGATCCTGACAGTTGTCCAAAAGAAAACAGTATGTCAGAAATACAATTCCTGGGTAAAAGCAAGCAAAGTTGCTTTCCTAATGACTCCTGTATTCTGTATATATCCTGGACCCAGCATCCCATCTTCTCAAACCTTAAACTGATAATGGCTCAGCAAACCAGTACATCTTactcatggaaatgtttttcttcaactatgttaatgaaactatgcatttgcttggaaatctgcccttcttcaggattcatgtcaattgtGTTATGGCCTGAGATGACTCCCCTTGTGCCAttctatctcaaaatgcatgttgtgggagaggggcctggtgcaaCTCTCTCAGTCTTGAGGTGTTTCTCTTATCTGATTAGCAGCTTGCTAACAGGTATAAAacaccttgctaaaaactagcaagggggcattctttctgtccctttctgatgtctatgtcaaagctttctctatctctttttatactttaataaaactctgctacacaaaagctccgagTGATCAAggctcgtctctggccccagattgaattcctctACTATGGAGGCCACAAATCCTGGGGTCATTCACGGCTCTCAGCCACAACCTTTCACAGGGGTGGGGAGTACACTGAAACCAGCTATTAGCTGGAGCTAATTTCTAACATCCAGGAGCAGTTAGGAATTCAACCACTGGATGATGCCTTTACAATCTTATCATAAGAAAGAGCACTGATATACTTTGCTTCCCTGTGATTGGCTTAAGGGCAGGTGAGCAGCAGAAAATATTTTGCCCTGGAAAGTGTACTGACCTGAAAAAATCATCAAAGGACACAGGAGAAGAAATGAAAGGTGTGAGGTTGGGGACTGTGATAATAAGCTCCAACAGTGCAATGAGGAGAGATGAGATCAGTCAGGGAATAGGTAGGGAACTTGCCATTAACAAAGGGGTCAGATTGGAGAGCAGGGCCTGACCCCTAGGTCCTCCCAGTTGCTCTGTGGTGCAATCACTCAAGTATCATTCAATGAATTTCATTAAGATTTTGGAAAGTGCCCTGGTGTTGGCTCTAGACCTGTTTGAGTCTCATCTCCAATCTGCAGTGCTGGGAAAAAGTATTTTGACTTCTGTGATTCTAAAATATcccaaaataaaacctgaaaataataattattcctCCCAGTGTTTCATAAAGATTAAATGGTTTCTTTACAAGTATTAAGGTAGACCAGATATACAAAGAATAAAGCCTATATAACACAATAAAAAGATCTGAGTAGTATGCAAAACGTATCTTTATAAATGCCTAGCTGCTCTGGGAAGGgactagagaattccaggaagtCCAGAAATAACAAGAAAGAGAATGCACATGAATAAGAACTCACTAGCTCCGGTGATATACATCTCTTGCTGTGGTTGAAACCATTAGTTTTAACAGACCGTTATCAAGGAAATGACAAAGCCTGGGACCCACACATGGGAGGTTACATCATAGAGCCTATGTTAAACCTGGGTCCATGCAGAGGATGAACTAGAGAAACTAACACCTCACAGACCTGGATGTTGGGGAGACACCTGCTTTTTCTAGTTTTGACCCTAGGTGGAGAAGAAAAAAGTCTTTCCTCCCTAAGTGAAGGGAGTTGACTCCATGCTAAACACAAGCACCATACCCCAGACTGGGGAGATCTGGGCTGGAACTCAAAATGGGGAAGTGGTGAGGGGGAGTGTTATGGAGGAACTTATCAGAGCATTACTCAGCAGCCAGGCTCAAGAAATGActacatctgttttttttttcctttttcttttcccctgggAACTGATTTAACCTTTTCTTCCTCCTAAATAGCAATACAGACTTTTACTACTTTTGGTCAACCCAAACTCAACTTTAGGAATGTTTCAGCACTTTTTCCTCCCACTTACAGGAGGGAATTAAAGCCTAAGGAAGCGCCCTGCCAGCATGTTTTTCCCCTCACTCCAGCCAGCTGGGCCTAAAGAAGCCAGAGAATCCACAAGCCAACTCTGTTGGGGCTGGATTTATCATTTTCAAATTCCACAGGTAACTGTTATCTCTTACCAACAGACAGGAGGTCAGCTACAATTTTAGGCAATTAGAGGGAGGTAAAGAGCTTTTCCTATACCTACTGACTCTCAATTGTCTTTAGCTCAAAAGTAATCCATATGCCGAAGAAGCATATTTTAGGGTGGCACATTTTGGTATCCTTCAATAACACTGTAATAGAAGAtcaataaatttgcaggaaaaaaataaaataaaataaatttgcagAAAAACAATGAGACAAAGGAAAAGGGTTTTATGTTTTTAGGGGCAGTCAACTGTGGGCAGGTAAATATAGGGGAAAACTAACggaagacagggcttcccaggtggtacagtggcagagaatccacatgccaatgtaggagacaccagagatgggggttcaatccctagattgggaagaagCCCTAAAGCAGAAAACAGCagcctgctctagtattcttgcctgtgaaatcccacagacaaagaagcctggcgggctacagtctgtagggtcaccaAGAATCGGCCACAAATggacgactgagcacacacgcagtgGAAGAAGATAAGGGTTACTCTAGCAGGGTTTGTCTGCATAGACTCTCTGAATGCCATCTAATCTCTGGTAATAAGGTTGCAACCTTTTTCTCGGTACAGGAAATAGGAAGGCAAAGAGCTTTTCTTGTGTTTGCTGCCTTTTAACTGATTTCAGCTCCAAATAATCTTTATGCTTGACTGACATATTTTGGGGTAGGACACTCTGACCCTCTTCAACAACAAAAGGATACAAAGCAAAATCAGCAAGAGAAAGGCACATGAAGAAAACCAAGTACGATTTTCCAAGAATCTTGTCCCAGTTGGAGTCACACAAGATGTGCTTAATTCCTGCTGCATCAAATTATGACAACACATGTAAAGTTCTTGTCTACCAGAAAAGCTCACCAGAGACCTAGCACCCAAGGCTTCTCAAGGAGGTTGGCCACATAGGCCCCATCTATCCAGTATGTACCCAAATTCCAGACTCTCAGGAGGATAGCACGAAGTTGCCATAAACCATAGTGTTTGTACAGTTTAGGCACAGTGAAAGCTGTTTGTATCAGAAAATAGTGTTCCCAGAAACCAACAATCAGGTAGGCTTTTCTAAAAACAGTCTCAAGCCTGTTAACTCTTTCCTGCACAGACGTGTATCTCCAAGGAGATAGTGGAGTTGAAGTACTCAGATCTTAATTTCAAATTCCCCAGGGAATGGGCAGCCAGATGATCAAGACCTACTCAGAGCTTATTAGAAATCTACATGAATGTGGAGTAGTTGGACAGACAACAACTAAGATGCCATCACTAACACAAGCCTAGTTTCCAGCTCAAGCCCCAGCATGAAcaagtctctctccttttcatcacATACATTAGGAATTGGGCCCCACAGCACAAGGGGAGCAGCTCACCATCACTTGCATTACCGGCTGAACCATCCTGccccctctatccatggaaaacttttcttccactggtctctggtgccaaaagaTTGAGGGCCACTGACATGCATTATAAATTTTGTGACAGAATGGTATTTGGGGATCTGGGAAATTTTTCTGTAATCATTCTCCAAAAGTCAACATATTCAGTAACTACAGATTATATACACAGTTTAAATGCAGAGAAAACatatatgattaaaaatgaaaatattaattgatttaataaaaatggcattttttaTTCAAAGCATAGAATGGGTGCTTTAATTATGTTTAAGTTTTTtatgagaaatggagtatttcctgccatatcggTAAACAAGTTATGTCACAGTCATCTGTGACACCTGCCCTCAAAATGTAAACTTCTGAGCCCTAGGCACAATCAGGAAGGAGAACAATACCTGCCCAATATGGCAGCCatcaggctgcagccactccctgtggtgagcactgaggaactcaggctgtaaaaagaaaacacaggaaactggccccagatagctgagatgcatatgaaaggagtaatttcagtgagcccagcctCCTGCATTTTCCCATATGtacaaaagcactaaattccttaacttgagctatctgaaagtgaaagtgttagtcactcagttgtgtctgactctttgtgaccccatggactgtaacccaccaggctcctctgaccatggaattctccaggcaaaaatactggagtgggttgccatttccttctcctggggatcttccccacccagggattaaacctgggtcttgCACACTGCAgggagactctttaccaactgagtcaccagggagcctGATCTagctggttttccttaattaacaataatctttggaTGTTCAGACTACTTGACCCTTTGTTGCAAATGTCTATATAACTGgactccccacccctgcctccctgaGCAGtactctcagggttacttgagatgctgtctcccagtcTTGACATCCTAAAAATTCCTACCGAATAAAACATAACtgtcaacttttaggttgtgattaTCTTTTAAGTTGACACTGAAGACAAAGAGTTTAGAATCATATGTGTGATCTTTAATAAGAGAAGAGGCTCATGAGTCTGGCAGGAACTCTTGTATGTTATCCAACAGGTTAAGCCAACAGGTTAAGGGGCTGAGGCTTAGCCAGTTTTCTCAAGCAGAGATGAGGATCAGTGGGTCATTAGGCAACTGAAACTTTTCTAATGAACGAGGGAATTTTAGCTCTTCTTGAGTAAGAAACactaggaaataagaaaaaaagcacatgaaGACAGGTTCATATTTGTAGAAGAACACAGGCACTGCTGTATATGCACCATCTCTTCCTAAAGAAGAGGACGGAGGTATTGTCCATTCTCTTGATGGGGGCAAAAAAGGCCAAAGACAATGAAGTTTCCAAAGCAAGGCCTTTCAGAGTCAGGGCTACAAATATGGTTCCAGGTTATATTTTCAGGAATTGTAAGCTCTAAAGGATCATGAAATTTCCCCTAATAACCTCTTTTGTTACAGTgataggaaactgaggcccagaggataAGAGTAAGTGGGTCACCAAATAGCCCATTTGCACAGTCCACCTAGCTCTAGGTCCAGTCCTCATTCCACAGTGCTGCATATTCTAAGTTCCAGTGCTGTTCTGATAGGCCACTTTTATCCCACAGAGAGGTAGTATGAAAAAGCTGCAACTCACAACTTCCCTCTCAGAGAGTTTAAAGTTTCGGTTTAATTTCCTTCAAATTGGCATCTCCCTGccatatttgtttccttttttgcttaCAATATTCCTGCAGTTGTTATAGGTCTTTTCCCCCATCAGATCAATCAAATCTGACACCAACTCTACATCTCTCAGATTCTCTGAATACCAACTGGCTGTCCAACAATTCTACTCTGTTCTAATGCTAACTACCTGGAGTTAGCATGAGTCCCCACAAGTCTAGGGTGTAATCCAATTAGATTGTCCTCTCTTTAGTTACCACTTACAAGTAGTCGGTCCCCAAGTTATTTTTACTTCTGTCTGACTTAGCTACACATTCAGGAGTTCCCATAAACCCTTCCTCAGTTTTGATAATTCACTAGAACCACTCAAAGAACCCAGGAAAGTGTTTTACTTATGACTGCCAGTTTGTTATAAAGGATGCAGCTCAGGAAAACCCAAATGGAAAAGATGCACAGGACAATGTGCGGGTGAGAGTGGCACGGAGAGTGCACACTCTCTCCTGGTGTGCCATCTTCCCATATTGCCGAACATCTACCTTACACAGGCATGACTGATTATATGaggtcacttatatgtgggatctacaaaatagtacaaatgaacttatttacaaaaccgaaacactaacagacatataaaacaaacttatggttaccaaaggggcaggagggtgggataaattgggaatatgggattaacagacacacactacCACATAAAATCGATAAATAACAAGAATTTACTGTGCAGCTCAGGGAACTAtaattcagtatcttgtaataaactataatggaaaagaattttaaaaagaatatagctatttacatggaaaaaatatatatataattgaatcaatttgctatatacctgaaattaacacaatttgtaaatcaactatacttcatttaaaaaaacagaatatgcagaggcacatttcttttttttttttaattgtagttgaTCTACAACGTTGTGCCAATGTCTTctatacagcacagtgactcagttatacatatagatatatatacactctttttttatattcttttccattatggtttatcattggATATTCAACACAGTTCCCTATTCTATGCAGTAGGACTTAGTTGTTCATCCATTCTGAATGTAATattttgcatctaccaacccccaaatcccagtccatccctcttcCTCCGCTCCCCCACCCTTGGCAACACCATTTCAACCTTGTGGATACTAAACAGAGCAGATTTATTAGATTTAGACagaagaaaactactagagcagGAATACCATCTTTTCCTTGTAAACAAGGTCCGACTAAGTTAAAACAATACATATGCTGAAATGTTTTATCAGTTAATCATACTGATTATCTTcttacacaacaacaacaaaataagataaatttattGGTAGATCCAGAAGCTGATAGCTGAATATGTGACAAAGCAAACATAGTAAAATGTTAACTGTAGAATCTAGGTGGTGAGTACATTAGCATTTGTTGGAAAATTCTCTGAACTCTATGTTTAATGatgttcataataaaatgttagggtaaaaaaaaagtatttaaagtaaatcaaaacaaggaaaatgaatatatatatacatatatatatatatgggataaAGGCTAAAACCACATAGAGAAGTAttccaagtgattttttttaacacattgtaattcaactttttaaaaggatATATCTTGTGAACAAAAGAACAGCAAATAAGCAGTCATTGTGAATTGTTTTGTTATTCTGAGACTTCTTAGTGTATTGTGGAGTAGAACATATGTACACTGGTATCACTTAGAAATGAGATAGTCAATtcaggagaaaagaaacagagatgtAGGATCAATTAGGTTAAGTAAAATTTTGGTAAATTTGAATTTGTAAGATGAAATCACAATATattctatctttaaaatatatacggGGCTTTCCGggtagttcaaatggtaaagaatctgtgggagacctgggtttgatccctgtgttgggaagatcaccaggagaagggaatgacaacccactccagtatcttgcctggagaattccacggacagaggagcctggcaggctacagtccatggggtcagaaagagtcggacatgactgactgactaactctTAACAAGGGATACTGAGCTAGGCTTCTAACAGACCCCCATGTAGTTTTCTGAGACTTCCCAAAGTAACTTTCAGGAGCATCGCCCATGACCATACCTCCctctttaaaatatacacacagtaCCAATATcattttcctggttttgatactGTTCTACAGTTACACAAGATGCTGCTATTGGTGAGGGGGGGTGGGTAGTCAGGGGCTGGTGGCTCAAGACTTCCTACAACTCCCTGTGAATCTATTCAAGAGAAGCCTGAAATGTAAAGGAGGAAATGGTACAAGTTCAGTTTGTACTTGACTGTGTTGCAACAAGCCAAACTGCAGGTCAAGGTGGGCTGAGTGGATGCCTGAAAACCCATAAGTATGTgaacatctggagaaggcaatggcaccccactccagtactcttgcctggaaaatcccatggactgagggccctggtaggctgcagtccagggggtcgctaggagtcagacacgactgagcgacttcactttcacttttcactttcacgcgttgcagaaggaaatggcaacccactccagtgttcttgcctggagaatcccagggacgggggatcctggtgggctgccgtctatggggttgcacagagttggacacgactgaagtgacttagcatagcatagcacgtGAAAATCATCAGAACATTCACAACAAGAGACTTCTGATGTCTCTGAGTTCTTCACCATGGATGTGAGGGGAAGTATTTAGAAATAATCTCAAAAGCCAGGAACATACTCTTTCTGTTGGTTTATCACATTATGTAAGTTTTATATGTACAACACTATATTTCAACTTCTGTACACACTACAGTGCACTAACCACCAAATGTTTAGTTTCCACCTGTCACCACAGAGTTGACCCCCTTAACCATTTTGCCCTCTCCCATCCCTgtttccctctgctgctgctgctgctgctaagtcacttcagtcatgtccgactctgtgcgaccccatagatggcagcccaccaggctccgccatccctgggattctccaggcaagaacactggaatgggttgccatttccttctccaatgtatgaaagtgaaaagagaaagtgaagtcgctcaatcttgtccgacttagcaaccccatggactgcagcctaccaggctcctccatccatgggattttccaggcaagagtactggagtggggtgccattgccttctccgctgtttCCCTCTAGTAGAGGTCAAAACAT
The window above is part of the Bos javanicus breed banteng chromosome 26, ARS-OSU_banteng_1.0, whole genome shotgun sequence genome. Proteins encoded here:
- the IFIT3 gene encoding interferon-induced protein with tetratricopeptide repeats 3 isoform X2, whose protein sequence is MSEDKNSLEQILPQLRCHFTWNLFKKGSVSHDLEDRVCNQTEFLNSEFKATKYNLLAYIKHLKGQNEAALECLRQAEEWIQREHTDQAEVRSLVTWGNYAWVYYHLGRFADAQLYADKVKRVCQKFTNPYSIECPELDCEEGWTLVKCGGKKIERAKVYFQKALEEKPNNPEFSSGLAIAMYYLDDRPEQQSSLEILKQAVELSPDNQYIKVLLALTLQKTNEQAEGEQLVVEALEKAPCQTDVLHSAAKFYRGKGDLDKAIGLLLRALESIPNNPYLYHQIACCYRAKVKQIQHTGESEASGKGEKIEELREHARNYVSKAIEKGLNPLHACSDEFLENEEYYQTAFSKELPSTKGQELHQHDCNPQEDREISEHTAVQCSLDGLSISTESTEKEKMKFQLQNIANNQLPQNVPYSWSLQGLIHKMNGDLLQAAECYEKALDHLLKNSPSGIGSIFLPATEREEGSEEMEQDADSSILRELPDP